The Micromonospora sp. NBC_00421 genome contains a region encoding:
- a CDS encoding dTMP kinase → MTDRRARLRRVALIGIDGSGKTTQAYRLAAALTAAGRPATYHRNASGRRWLGRVAHRFGRTDAQLLVGRDGMIAVESVLRWLAIAAALLSCLVTGRTAVMDRYSACQYASIRAHGGQRWERLARVGYRVFPAPQVTFLLAVDPVEAYQRIERRGEDHETMGWLTAADAAYRSLPEYPGFVVVDAAGGPDEVSRRIRAHLARWLPPEEAGSTVDGPPDDTGPSAPKVDDVAREPVAAQTGP, encoded by the coding sequence GTGACCGACCGTAGGGCCCGACTGCGTCGCGTCGCGTTGATCGGCATCGACGGTTCGGGCAAGACCACCCAGGCGTACCGGCTCGCCGCCGCCCTCACCGCGGCCGGGCGGCCGGCCACCTACCACCGCAACGCGAGTGGCAGGCGCTGGCTCGGCCGGGTCGCCCACCGCTTCGGCCGTACCGACGCGCAGCTGCTGGTGGGTCGGGACGGGATGATCGCCGTGGAGTCCGTACTGCGCTGGCTGGCCATCGCCGCCGCGCTGCTCAGCTGCCTGGTGACCGGTCGCACTGCCGTGATGGACCGCTACTCCGCCTGTCAGTACGCCAGCATCCGGGCGCACGGTGGGCAGCGGTGGGAGCGGCTGGCCCGGGTCGGCTACCGGGTCTTCCCCGCACCGCAGGTCACCTTCCTGCTGGCCGTCGACCCGGTCGAGGCGTACCAGCGGATCGAGCGGCGGGGCGAGGACCACGAGACGATGGGCTGGTTGACCGCCGCCGATGCGGCCTACCGGTCGTTGCCGGAATATCCGGGCTTCGTGGTGGTCGACGCGGCTGGTGGGCCGGACGAGGTGTCCCGGCGGATCCGGGCGCACCTGGCGCGCTGGCTGCCGCCGGAGGAGGCCGGGTCGACGGTCGACGGCCCGCCGGACGACACCGGGCCGTCCGCCCCGAAGGTCGACGACGTGGCCAGGGAGCCGGTCGCGGCTCAGACCGGACCGTAG
- a CDS encoding sigma-70 family RNA polymerase sigma factor yields MARNRATGASEGTVDTVDKNIGMRTDEVAEERDLVGVYLHEISRTPLLDAAKEVDLSKAIEAGLYAEHLLGEDRVPAGVDREDLDRLVVEGERAKDLFIRANLRLVVSIARRYVRSGMPMLDLIQEGNTGLVRAVEKFDYERGYKFSTYATWWIRQAISRAIAQQERTVRLPVHLVEDVNRMRNVARQLTRELGGDPEPEQIAASLGVTVERVNELRRWSQDTVSLDTPVGDDGDTNLGDLVADSDAPSPEDIVLTGLERQRIEGLLNHLDDRSAGIMRARYGLEDGREHSLTEVASRFSLSRERIRQLEIQALGRLRELARAEGLQAA; encoded by the coding sequence ATGGCAAGGAACCGGGCAACCGGCGCGAGCGAGGGGACCGTGGACACCGTGGACAAGAACATCGGCATGCGAACCGACGAGGTCGCCGAGGAGCGTGACCTGGTCGGCGTCTACCTTCACGAGATCTCCCGGACGCCACTGCTGGACGCCGCCAAGGAGGTCGATCTCTCCAAGGCGATCGAGGCGGGCCTCTACGCCGAGCACCTGCTCGGCGAGGACCGCGTCCCCGCCGGCGTCGACCGGGAGGACCTGGATCGGCTGGTCGTCGAGGGTGAGCGGGCGAAGGACCTCTTCATCCGCGCCAACTTGCGGCTGGTCGTCTCGATCGCCCGCCGCTACGTGCGGTCGGGCATGCCCATGCTGGACCTGATCCAGGAGGGCAACACCGGCCTCGTCCGGGCGGTCGAGAAGTTCGACTACGAGCGCGGCTACAAGTTCTCCACCTACGCGACCTGGTGGATCCGTCAGGCGATCAGCCGGGCGATCGCCCAGCAGGAACGCACCGTGCGGCTGCCCGTGCACCTGGTCGAGGACGTCAACCGGATGCGCAACGTCGCCCGCCAACTCACCCGTGAGCTGGGCGGCGACCCGGAGCCGGAGCAGATCGCGGCCTCCCTCGGCGTCACCGTCGAGCGGGTCAACGAGCTGCGCCGCTGGTCGCAGGACACCGTCTCGCTGGACACGCCGGTCGGCGACGACGGGGACACCAACCTGGGCGATCTGGTCGCCGACAGCGACGCCCCGTCACCCGAGGACATCGTCCTCACCGGGTTGGAGCGGCAGCGCATCGAGGGTCTGCTCAACCACCTCGACGACCGGTCCGCCGGCATCATGCGGGCCCGGTACGGCCTGGAGGACGGGCGGGAGCACTCGCTGACCGAGGTCGCGTCGCGCTTCTCGCTCTCCCGGGAGCGGATCCGGCAGTTGGAGATCCAGGCGCTCGGCCGGCTGCGCGAGCTGGCCCGGGCGGAGGGCCTCCAGGCCGCCTGA
- a CDS encoding metallophosphoesterase family protein encodes MIRIAAVGDVHLDADVLGRFRPALEELPDCADVLLLAGDLTRHGTEAEARCVAQEFGGLGVPVITVLGNHDHQCDQVPQVVKVLEDAGITVLEGTGTVLECPGGRLGVAGVKGFGGGFAGRCASDFGEPEMKSFVRTSNESAAALGEALRGLDCDLLVALTHYAPVPDTLAGEPLEIYPFLGSYQLGQAIDSAPTALALHGHAHAGTERGVTPGGVRVRNVAHPVIKQAYSVFHLGDQIN; translated from the coding sequence ATGATCCGGATCGCCGCCGTCGGCGACGTCCACCTGGACGCCGACGTGCTGGGTCGGTTCCGCCCGGCCCTGGAGGAGTTGCCCGACTGTGCCGACGTGCTGCTGCTCGCCGGCGACCTGACCCGGCACGGCACCGAGGCCGAGGCCCGCTGCGTCGCCCAGGAGTTCGGTGGCCTCGGGGTGCCGGTGATCACCGTGCTGGGCAACCACGACCACCAGTGCGATCAGGTGCCGCAGGTGGTCAAGGTGCTGGAGGATGCCGGCATCACCGTGCTGGAGGGGACCGGCACGGTGCTGGAGTGCCCCGGTGGCCGGCTCGGGGTGGCCGGGGTCAAGGGCTTCGGTGGCGGGTTCGCCGGCCGGTGCGCCAGCGACTTCGGCGAGCCGGAGATGAAGTCCTTCGTCCGCACCAGCAACGAGAGCGCGGCGGCGTTGGGCGAGGCGCTGCGCGGGCTGGACTGCGACCTGCTCGTCGCGCTCACCCACTACGCCCCGGTGCCGGACACCCTGGCCGGTGAGCCGCTGGAGATCTATCCGTTCCTCGGGTCGTACCAGCTCGGTCAGGCGATCGACTCGGCGCCGACGGCGCTCGCCCTGCACGGGCACGCGCACGCCGGCACCGAGCGCGGCGTCACCCCCGGCGGGGTACGGGTGCGCAACGTCGCCCACCCGGTGATCAAGCAGGCGTACAGCGTCTTCCATCTGGGAGACCAGATCAACTGA
- a CDS encoding MurR/RpiR family transcriptional regulator, with protein MAKSPKISASHEPGGLIVHISGLLPSLSPAEQRVARLVVADPAAAARRTITDLATAAETSEATVIRFCRSVGMDGYPQLRIRLAAEAARRVEPPDARVVGGDIPPGADLAQIIATIAFNDARAVEETAEQLDPAVCEQVVEAIVSAGRIEVYGAGASGFVASDFQQKLHRIGRIAFSFPDVHTALTSAALLGKGDVAIGISHTGTTSDVIEVLEQARSRGAVTVALTNFPRSPITEVADYVLTTAARETTYRSGAMASRLAQLTVVDCLFVGVAARNRTRARRALEVTAEAVRTHRVGGSRRRS; from the coding sequence GTGGCGAAGAGTCCGAAGATTTCTGCGAGTCACGAGCCGGGTGGACTGATCGTCCACATCAGTGGCCTGCTCCCGTCGCTGTCCCCCGCCGAGCAGCGGGTCGCCCGGCTGGTCGTCGCGGATCCGGCCGCCGCCGCCCGTCGGACCATCACCGACCTCGCCACCGCCGCCGAGACCTCCGAGGCCACCGTCATCCGGTTCTGCCGGTCCGTCGGCATGGACGGCTACCCGCAGCTGCGGATCCGGCTCGCGGCCGAGGCCGCCCGACGGGTCGAGCCACCGGACGCCCGGGTGGTCGGCGGCGACATCCCGCCCGGCGCCGACCTGGCGCAGATCATCGCCACCATCGCCTTCAACGACGCGCGGGCCGTCGAGGAGACCGCCGAGCAGCTCGACCCGGCGGTCTGCGAGCAGGTCGTCGAGGCGATCGTCAGCGCCGGCCGGATCGAGGTCTACGGCGCCGGCGCAAGTGGCTTCGTCGCCTCCGACTTCCAGCAGAAGTTGCACCGCATCGGCCGGATCGCCTTCTCCTTCCCGGACGTGCACACCGCGTTGACCTCCGCCGCCCTGCTCGGCAAGGGCGACGTGGCGATCGGCATCTCGCACACCGGTACCACGTCCGACGTGATCGAGGTGCTCGAACAGGCCCGGTCCCGGGGTGCGGTCACCGTCGCGCTCACCAACTTCCCCCGCTCGCCGATCACCGAGGTCGCCGACTACGTCCTCACCACCGCCGCCCGCGAGACGACCTACCGTTCGGGCGCGATGGCCAGCCGGCTGGCCCAGCTCACCGTGGTGGACTGCCTCTTCGTCGGAGTGGCCGCCCGGAACCGGACCCGGGCCCGCCGGGCGCTGGAGGTCACCGCCGAGGCGGTCCGCACACACCGGGTCGGCGGCAGCCGGAGGCGCTCGTGA
- a CDS encoding nucleotidyltransferase has product MAERGDVSLLHTLKRVAAVLKQNEIPFALGGSFAVYAHGGHSSEHDVDFLLPEEHVERALEALTDEGFTAERPPEDWLVKVYDDGRMVDLIHRPVETPVTQETLADTVVRPVDAIRMPVLSATRLMVHKLLSFSQHYCDFARGLPLARSLREQIDWERVRKETQHSPYAEAFLMLLDRLDVVPYGGTPVPYARIPEERETP; this is encoded by the coding sequence ATGGCCGAGCGCGGGGACGTCAGCCTCCTGCACACCCTCAAGCGGGTCGCCGCCGTGCTCAAGCAGAACGAGATCCCCTTCGCCCTCGGCGGCAGCTTCGCCGTCTATGCGCACGGCGGCCACTCCAGCGAGCACGACGTGGACTTCCTGCTCCCCGAGGAGCATGTCGAGCGGGCGTTGGAGGCGCTTACCGACGAGGGCTTCACCGCCGAGCGACCGCCGGAGGACTGGCTGGTCAAGGTCTACGACGACGGGCGGATGGTGGACCTGATCCACCGACCGGTGGAGACCCCGGTCACCCAGGAGACCCTCGCCGACACCGTGGTCCGCCCGGTGGACGCCATCCGGATGCCGGTGCTGTCGGCGACCCGGCTGATGGTGCACAAGCTGCTCAGCTTCTCCCAGCACTACTGCGACTTCGCCCGGGGCCTGCCGTTGGCCCGGTCGCTGCGCGAACAGATCGACTGGGAGCGGGTACGGAAGGAGACCCAGCACTCGCCGTACGCCGAAGCGTTCCTGATGCTGCTGGACCGGCTCGACGTCGTCCCGTACGGGGGCACGCCGGTGCCGTACGCCCGCATCCCCGAGGAAAGGGAGACCCCGTGA
- a CDS encoding N-acetylmuramic acid 6-phosphate etherase produces the protein MVRVGAPTERRNPHSTDLDLMSTRDVLTVINDADRRVPAAVAAVLDEIAATVDLAVTALRGGHRVHYFGAGTSGRLGVIDAAELAPTFNSPDGWFCAHLAGGPDAMWRAVEDAEDDLRGGAAEAAGCVAAGDLVVGLAASGRTPYVLGALDAAGERGAATVLLCANPEVRASARVDVVIGVDTGPEVVTGSTRMKAGTAQKLVLNTFSTAVMVRLGRVYSNLMIDMVATNAKLRGRMISILIEATGCSEEVSRRALHEADGDLKTALVSLLSGAEVGAARAALARTAHQVRGAIALLAS, from the coding sequence GTGGTCCGCGTCGGCGCGCCCACCGAACGGCGCAACCCGCACAGCACCGACCTCGACCTGATGTCGACCCGGGACGTACTCACCGTGATCAACGACGCCGACCGGCGGGTGCCGGCGGCGGTGGCCGCCGTCCTGGACGAGATCGCGGCGACCGTCGACCTCGCGGTCACCGCGTTGCGCGGCGGGCACCGGGTGCACTACTTCGGCGCCGGCACCTCCGGCCGGCTCGGGGTGATCGACGCCGCCGAGCTGGCCCCCACCTTCAACTCCCCGGACGGCTGGTTCTGCGCCCACCTGGCCGGTGGACCCGATGCGATGTGGCGTGCCGTCGAGGACGCCGAGGACGACCTGCGCGGGGGCGCGGCCGAGGCCGCCGGGTGCGTCGCCGCAGGCGACCTGGTGGTCGGACTGGCGGCCAGCGGGCGCACACCGTACGTCCTCGGGGCGCTCGACGCGGCCGGGGAGCGGGGTGCGGCGACGGTGCTGCTCTGCGCCAATCCGGAGGTCCGGGCGTCAGCCCGGGTCGACGTGGTCATCGGGGTCGACACCGGCCCGGAGGTGGTGACCGGGTCGACGCGGATGAAGGCGGGCACCGCACAGAAGTTGGTGCTGAACACCTTCTCCACGGCGGTGATGGTGCGGCTGGGCCGGGTCTACTCCAATCTGATGATCGACATGGTGGCCACCAACGCCAAGCTGCGGGGCCGGATGATCTCCATCCTGATCGAGGCGACCGGGTGCTCCGAGGAGGTCTCCCGGCGTGCCCTGCACGAGGCCGACGGCGACCTGAAGACCGCCCTCGTCTCGCTGCTCTCCGGGGCCGAGGTCGGCGCGGCCCGGGCCGCGCTGGCCCGCACCGCGCACCAGGTCCGCGGTGCCATCGCCCTGCTCGCCTCCTGA